The Georgenia faecalis genome includes a window with the following:
- a CDS encoding RNB domain-containing ribonuclease, which translates to MLSPSVVVPAAAEQQVQAALDRVRAELEIPVDFPAAALAEAERAAAAGPGAAEDRTDLELVTIDPPGSRDLDQAVAIERRPGGYVLSYAIADVAAFVTPGGALDAAVQERGVTVYGPTGSIPLHPPALSAGAASLLPGEIRPACVWRLVLDDDGTLREADVRRGLVRSRAQLTYAQVQAVVDGGHDPEVPAHLPDLLREVGTARQAQEHARGGVSLDLPEQEVVPADGGYALELRATLPVEGWNAQISLLTGIAAAGIMRECGIGVLRTLEEADPRDLARLRRTARALGIDWPAAASYPDLVRGLDSGVPAHAAFLTAATSLFRGAGYLAFGVDPGAGNGRPDAGNGRPGSGDGPAPAGSRHAAIAAEYAHVTAPLRRLVDRYGLEVCLAARAGQEVPDWVRTALPSLPRTMARTTQRASRFENAAVNVVEALVLAGREGETFEGVVVDLDEAGRGTVVVGEPAVRGEVTGADLPLGEPVRVRLEAVDAVEHRVRFVLAGS; encoded by the coding sequence CCGTCGACTTCCCGGCCGCCGCGCTCGCCGAGGCGGAGCGCGCGGCCGCGGCCGGGCCCGGTGCCGCGGAGGACCGCACCGACCTCGAGCTCGTCACCATCGACCCGCCGGGCTCCCGCGACCTCGACCAGGCCGTGGCCATCGAGCGCCGCCCGGGCGGGTACGTCCTCTCCTACGCCATCGCCGACGTCGCCGCGTTCGTCACGCCGGGCGGCGCGCTCGACGCCGCCGTCCAGGAGCGCGGGGTCACCGTCTACGGGCCCACCGGGTCGATCCCGCTCCACCCGCCGGCGCTGAGCGCCGGCGCCGCCAGCCTCCTGCCGGGCGAGATCCGGCCCGCGTGCGTGTGGCGCCTCGTGCTCGACGACGACGGCACGCTGCGGGAGGCCGACGTGCGCCGCGGCCTCGTGCGCAGCCGCGCCCAGCTCACCTACGCCCAGGTGCAGGCCGTCGTCGACGGCGGGCACGACCCCGAGGTCCCCGCCCACCTGCCCGACCTGCTCCGCGAGGTGGGCACCGCCCGCCAGGCGCAGGAGCACGCCCGCGGGGGCGTGTCGCTCGACCTGCCGGAGCAGGAGGTGGTCCCCGCCGACGGCGGCTACGCGCTGGAGCTGCGCGCCACGCTGCCCGTCGAGGGGTGGAACGCCCAGATCTCCCTGCTCACCGGCATCGCGGCGGCCGGCATCATGCGCGAGTGCGGCATCGGGGTGCTCCGCACGCTGGAGGAGGCCGACCCCCGCGACCTCGCCCGGTTGCGCCGCACCGCCCGGGCGCTGGGGATCGACTGGCCCGCCGCGGCCTCCTACCCGGACCTGGTCCGCGGCCTGGACTCCGGCGTCCCGGCGCACGCCGCCTTCCTCACCGCCGCCACGTCGCTGTTCCGCGGGGCCGGGTACCTCGCGTTCGGCGTCGACCCCGGCGCCGGCAACGGCCGGCCCGACGCCGGCAACGGCCGGCCGGGCAGCGGAGACGGCCCGGCACCGGCGGGGTCGCGCCACGCCGCCATCGCCGCGGAGTACGCGCACGTCACCGCGCCGCTTCGCCGCCTCGTCGACCGGTACGGGCTGGAGGTCTGCCTGGCCGCGCGAGCGGGGCAGGAGGTCCCGGACTGGGTGCGGACCGCGCTGCCGAGCCTGCCCCGGACGATGGCGCGCACCACCCAGCGCGCGAGCCGGTTCGAGAACGCCGCGGTCAACGTCGTCGAGGCGCTGGTGCTCGCCGGACGCGAGGGGGAGACGTTCGAAGGCGTGGTCGTCGACCTCGACGAGGCAGGCCGGGGCACCGTCGTCGTGGGGGAGCCGGCCGTGCGCGGCGAGGTGACCGGCGCGGACCTGCCGCTGGGCGAGCCGGTGCGCGTCCGGCTGGAGGCGGTCGACGCCGTCGAGCACCGCGTGCGCTTCGTCCTCGCGGGGTCCTGA